A single window of Malus sylvestris chromosome 5, drMalSylv7.2, whole genome shotgun sequence DNA harbors:
- the LOC126622646 gene encoding uncharacterized protein LOC126622646: protein MKEEIAALHQQGIWTLVPMPPDKNLVGCSDNAAVQQVIDYLSTKFDIKDLAKAIKGQALADFLADHPIPADWKISDDLPDDEVLYIDIFPTWTMFFDGSARANRAGAGVVFMSPQRFQMAINLKITALELVTQLLQKFDTVTLEHVPRKENQMADSFANLALTMTLGEGKTVDVPICQRWVIPLVTKMLLDDANVISVLPIDAEEWRRPLIDYMEHRRLPDDPRHCSEIR from the exons ATGAAGGAAGAGATTGCGGCACTACATCAACAAGGCATATGGACATTGGTTCCTATGCCACCTGATAAGAACTTGGTAGGAT GTAGTGACAATGCTGCTGTGCAACAAGTTATTGATTATCTTTCAACTAAGTTTGATATCAAAGACCTTG CTAAAGCCATCAAGGGACAAGCGTTAGCAGACTTCCTTGCGGAtcatccaatcccagccgattggaaaatctcagacgacttgcctgacgatGAGGTGCTCTACATCGACATTTTCCcaacatggacgatgttcttcgatgGATCTGCACGAGCAAACAGAGcaggggcaggagtagtattcatgtcgccacaaag gttccaaatggcgatcaaccTGAAAATCACAGCCCTTGAG CTGGTAACTCAATTGCTACAAAAGTTTGATACCGTgacactagaacatgtgccaagaaaagaaaatcaaatggcagactcTTTCGCCAACCTAGCCTTGACTATGACACTAGGAGAAGGTAAAACTGTAGATGTGCCaatttgccaaagatgggtgatcccgCTTGTCACTAAAATGCTACTAGATGATGCAaatgtcatctcagtacttccaATAGACGCTGAAGAGTGGAGACGGCCGCTGATCGACTATATGGAGCACAGAAGGCTTCCAGATGATCCTAGACACTGTTCTGAAATACGTTGA